One Pseudomonas rhizophila DNA window includes the following coding sequences:
- a CDS encoding polyurethanase — MGIYDYKNLGTTESKALVSDAMAIMLYSYHNLDHGFAAGYQQNGFGAGLPATLVTALLGSTDSQGVIPGVPWNPDSEQLALEAVQKAGWTPISASQLGYTGKVDERGTFFGEKAGYTTAQVEILGKYDADGQLTQIGVSFRGTSGPRETLISDSIGDVISDLMAAFGPQDYAKNYVGQAFGNLLGDVAAFAQAHGLTGQDVLVSGHSLGGLAVNSLADLSTSQWSGFYSSANYIAYASPTQSSTDKVLNIGYENDPVFRALDGSTFTPASVGVHDAPQESATNNIVSFNDHYASAAWNVLPFSILNIPTWISHLPTGYGDGMGRILDSAFYDLTEKDSTIIVANLSDPARSNTWVQDLNRNAETHTGSTFIIGSERDDLIQGGQGNDYLEGRAGNDTFRDEGGYNVILGGQGSNTLQLQSSVKDASFVQDGAGTLYVRDAQGAISMTRDIDTLVSKEPGLFWGLLKDEVSHSVTANGLVAGDKLTAYASSTAGTSADDTLTARSSGDWLFGHDGNDVLLGGAGNDTFVGGSGNDWLQSGGGSDTFVFNGAFGHDQISGYDAGDTLVFLGVQGAGEGFDYRQHLSQVGSDTLLEVGDSSVTLVGVNPGQVGGEFVFA; from the coding sequence ATGGGTATCTACGACTATAAAAACCTCGGCACCACCGAGTCCAAGGCGCTGGTCAGCGATGCAATGGCGATCATGCTGTATTCCTACCACAATCTGGACCACGGCTTTGCCGCCGGCTACCAGCAGAACGGCTTCGGCGCGGGACTGCCCGCCACGCTGGTGACGGCGCTGCTGGGCAGCACCGATTCGCAAGGGGTGATCCCCGGCGTGCCGTGGAATCCCGACTCGGAGCAGCTCGCCCTGGAGGCGGTGCAGAAGGCCGGCTGGACCCCGATCAGTGCATCGCAACTGGGCTACACCGGCAAGGTGGATGAGCGTGGAACGTTTTTTGGTGAGAAGGCCGGCTACACCACCGCGCAGGTGGAAATTCTCGGCAAGTACGACGCCGATGGGCAGCTGACGCAAATCGGGGTGTCGTTTCGTGGCACCAGCGGCCCACGGGAGACGCTGATCAGCGACTCCATTGGTGACGTCATCAGCGATCTGATGGCGGCTTTCGGCCCCCAGGACTACGCGAAAAACTACGTCGGCCAGGCTTTTGGCAACTTGCTCGGGGACGTCGCGGCGTTCGCCCAGGCCCACGGCCTGACGGGCCAGGACGTGCTGGTCAGTGGCCACAGCCTCGGTGGGCTGGCGGTCAACAGCCTGGCGGACTTGAGCACCAGCCAATGGTCGGGGTTCTACAGCAGCGCCAATTACATCGCCTATGCCTCGCCAACCCAAAGCAGCACCGACAAAGTGCTGAACATCGGTTATGAAAACGACCCGGTGTTCCGGGCGCTGGACGGCTCCACGTTCACCCCTGCGTCGGTGGGCGTGCATGATGCTCCGCAGGAGTCAGCCACCAACAACATCGTCAGCTTCAACGACCACTATGCCTCGGCGGCCTGGAACGTGTTGCCGTTTTCCATCCTCAACATTCCCACCTGGATATCCCACCTGCCCACCGGTTACGGCGATGGCATGGGCCGGATCCTCGATTCGGCGTTCTACGACCTCACCGAGAAAGACTCCACCATCATCGTCGCCAACCTGTCGGATCCCGCACGCAGCAATACGTGGGTCCAGGACCTCAATCGCAACGCTGAAACCCACACCGGCAGCACGTTCATCATCGGCAGCGAGCGTGATGACCTGATCCAGGGCGGGCAGGGCAATGACTATCTGGAGGGGCGCGCCGGCAACGACACCTTTCGCGACGAGGGTGGGTACAACGTGATATTGGGCGGGCAGGGCAGCAACACCCTGCAGCTGCAGTCCTCGGTGAAAGATGCAAGCTTCGTCCAGGACGGCGCCGGGACCTTGTACGTGCGCGATGCCCAGGGTGCAATCAGCATGACCCGAGACATCGACACGCTCGTCAGCAAAGAGCCCGGTTTGTTCTGGGGCCTGCTCAAAGACGAGGTGAGCCACAGTGTCACGGCCAACGGCTTGGTGGCGGGGGACAAGCTGACGGCGTATGCATCGTCGACCGCAGGCACCTCGGCAGACGACACCTTGACCGCGCGATCATCGGGGGACTGGCTGTTCGGCCATGACGGCAACGACGTGCTGTTGGGCGGTGCGGGTAACGACACCTTTGTCGGCGGTTCGGGCAATGACTGGCTGCAATCGGGCGGCGGCTCTGACACGTTCGTTTTCAATGGCGCGTTCGGCCATGACCAGATCAGCGGTTATGATGCCGGCGACACACTGGTGTTCCTTGGCGTGCAGGGCGCCGGGGAAGGTTTCGACTACCGCCAGCACCTGTCTCAGGTCGGCAGTGACACGCTGCTTGAGGTCGGTGACAGTTCCGTGACCCTGGTGGGGGTCAATCCGGGCCAGGTAGGAGGCGAATTTGTGTTCGCCTGA
- a CDS encoding YgdI/YgdR family lipoprotein, giving the protein MNIRILGLPLVAAAFLALAGCSSPTVVTLQNGTQYLTKDAPNTRTADGFYEFEDISGKKVRVRADEVATVRKED; this is encoded by the coding sequence ATGAACATCAGGATTCTGGGTCTGCCCCTGGTCGCCGCTGCGTTCCTGGCTCTGGCCGGCTGCTCGTCACCCACGGTGGTGACCTTGCAGAACGGTACCCAGTATTTGACCAAGGATGCCCCTAACACCCGTACCGCCGACGGCTTCTATGAATTCGAAGACATTTCCGGCAAGAAAGTGCGGGTTCGCGCCGATGAAGTGGCGACAGTACGCAAGGAAGACTGA
- a CDS encoding TolC family outer membrane protein produces MKGRYWVAALAAVICNSAWAMGPFEFYEQALRNDPAYLGAIKERDAGLENRAIGRAGLLPHLGYSYNKGRNQSKVTYLNDRGASQHDDRNYSSYGSSLTLQQPLLDYEAYAAYRKGVAQALFADENFRGKSQELLVRVLSAYTQALFAQDQIDIAQARKKAFEQQFHQNEHLFAQGEGTRTDILEAESRYELAIAEEIEARNEQDASLRELGSLIGVPTLNIGDLAPLSETFQTFTLQPASFQTWHELAVSNNPTLASQRQAVDVARYEVERNRAGHLPKVSAYATMRQNESESGNTYNQRYDTNTIGLEISVPLYAGGGVSASTRQASRNMERAEYELDAKTRETLIELRRQFSACLSGVNKLRAYRKALSAAEALVVSTRQSILGGERVNLDALNAEEQLYTTRRDLAQARYDYLMAWTKLHYYAGTLGAQDLAQVDEAFVAPALTQ; encoded by the coding sequence ATGAAGGGACGTTACTGGGTCGCCGCGCTGGCGGCGGTTATCTGCAACAGTGCCTGGGCCATGGGCCCATTCGAGTTCTATGAACAAGCCCTGCGCAATGACCCGGCCTACCTGGGCGCGATCAAGGAGCGCGATGCCGGCCTGGAGAACCGTGCCATTGGCCGCGCCGGGCTGCTGCCGCACCTGGGCTACAGCTACAACAAGGGCCGCAACCAGTCCAAGGTCACCTACCTCAACGACCGCGGCGCCAGCCAGCATGACGACCGCAACTACAGCAGCTATGGCTCCAGCCTGACCCTGCAACAACCGCTGTTGGACTACGAGGCCTACGCCGCCTATCGCAAAGGCGTGGCCCAGGCGCTGTTTGCCGACGAAAACTTTCGTGGCAAGAGCCAGGAATTGCTGGTGCGGGTGTTGAGCGCCTACACCCAGGCGTTGTTCGCCCAGGATCAGATCGACATTGCCCAGGCCAGGAAAAAGGCTTTCGAACAGCAGTTTCATCAGAACGAGCATCTGTTTGCCCAAGGCGAAGGTACGCGCACCGACATCCTTGAAGCCGAGTCGCGCTATGAGTTGGCGATTGCCGAAGAGATCGAGGCCCGCAACGAGCAGGACGCATCCTTGCGCGAACTTGGCTCGTTGATTGGCGTCCCGACCCTGAACATCGGCGACCTGGCGCCCCTGAGCGAAACGTTCCAGACCTTCACCCTGCAACCGGCCAGTTTCCAGACATGGCACGAATTGGCCGTGAGCAACAACCCGACCCTGGCATCCCAGCGCCAGGCCGTGGACGTGGCGCGCTACGAAGTCGAACGCAACCGTGCCGGACACCTGCCCAAGGTCAGCGCCTACGCGACGATGCGCCAGAACGAGTCGGAAAGCGGCAACACCTACAACCAGCGCTACGACACCAACACCATTGGACTTGAGATCAGCGTGCCGCTGTACGCCGGTGGCGGGGTCTCGGCGTCGACCCGTCAGGCCAGTCGCAACATGGAGCGGGCCGAATATGAACTGGACGCCAAAACCCGGGAAACCCTGATCGAGCTGCGCCGACAGTTCAGCGCCTGCCTGTCGGGGGTGAACAAATTGCGGGCATACCGCAAAGCACTCAGCGCCGCCGAGGCGTTGGTGGTATCGACCCGGCAAAGCATCCTCGGCGGCGAACGGGTCAACCTCGATGCCCTGAACGCCGAAGAACAGCTCTACACCACCCGACGCGACCTGGCCCAGGCCCGTTATGACTACCTCATGGCCTGGACAAAGTTGCACTACTACGCCGGCACCTTGGGCGCGCAAGACCTGGCCCAGGTGGATGAGGCATTTGTGGCCCCGGCGCTGACGCAATGA